ACGTCGATACCTCTCATTCACGAACTTACAAGACTGGATTGCGTTCTTTTCATGAGTCAGCTTGGCGATTTTACTTCACAGCATAGTCGTCCGGTTaacgatgacgacaagaTGGTCGGGACCTGATGAGGATAtacgttgactgtgagagatAACTgcatcttactgttagtctcAGTCAAGAGCGTTTTCAAGCAGTGGGCAATGAGGAATATTACGAAGCTTCGTCTTTTGGCTGTACTAGCTGTTGCGGCCAGCCCAATCCGTACGAGCCAGGCATTTGCTCCTTCCGTCTCGAGAAAGCAAACCAACTGCCACAAGACCCCCCTCACGACAAGCGTGTCCATCAAAAACCAGGGTGTATTGGGCGATGACGGGCAAGCGACGATTGAGAACCCTCGATTGACGGGCCTTTCATTCCTGTTGGATGACGGGACGCGAAAATCCCACTCCATCGCGGAAAACACAGCTTTCGTCTCGGGATTCTTCAAGGGCCTTAGTACTCGCGATTCCTACCGTACTTTGGTCACTAGCTTGTACTACGTGTATAATACCATGGAAACCGCGTTCGATACGGTTGAGGACGTCAGCGTGCAAAccttggacgatgatgagcTACGTCGGCTCGCGAGCCTCGAACGGGACATGGAATACTTTTACGGTTTGTCTTGGAGGGATAGTCTACCTTCACCGTCGCTCGCAACGCAAGCATACGTTGCCCGTATTCAGCAAGTTGCTCAGAACAAACCTTACAACCTGATTGGACATCAGTATTCGCGATACTTAGGTAAGGAGACAGCTCGAAAGTGAAACCGGCAACGCAGCAATCATTTTAGCACTCTGAGaaaaacgaaacaaccaacATACATTATCTCTCTTGTAGGCGACTTGTTTGGTGGTCAAATGATGAAGGGCATGGCAACTCGGAGCCTAAATCTGGAGGACGGCCAGGGTGTTTCGTTCTACGAATTTGACAAAATTGATGACACGAAGGAATTCATAACCGATTGGTACACTAGGTTGAACGCTTTGGACCTAACTGATgcgcaaaagaaagagatTGTAGACGAAGCAAACTACGTTTTTGGTCTTAACATTGCCATTTTTGAAGAGTTGGAAGGCTCACCTTTTAAGGCCATGTGGTCTTTGGCTTGGAAGTCCTTGAAGCTAAAACTTGGAGTTGCATTGTAAAAAAGAACTCTACTGTCAGTTTTCACATGTCTTGTCATCATTGATCATGCTGCAAGTTGACAGCGAGCTTTAGACTGTTCTTGGTAGTTTGACATAAATGTTAGCCCCTTGTTGGTAAACAAACTAATATGTAAACAATTTCGTGG
The Phaeodactylum tricornutum CCAP 1055/1 chromosome 7, whole genome shotgun sequence DNA segment above includes these coding regions:
- a CDS encoding predicted protein, with product TGLSFLLDDGTRKSHSIAENTAFVSGFFKGLSTRDSYRTLVTSLYYVYNTMETAFDTVEDVSVQTLDDDELRRLASLERDMEYFYGLSWRDSLPSPSLATQAYVARIQQVAQNKPYNLIGHQYSRYLGDLFGGQMMKGMATRSLNLEDGQGVSFYEFDKIDDTKEFITDWYTRLNALDLTDAQKKEIVDEANYVFGLNIAIFEELEGSPFKAM